Proteins found in one Dermacentor silvarum isolate Dsil-2018 chromosome 8, BIME_Dsil_1.4, whole genome shotgun sequence genomic segment:
- the LOC119461609 gene encoding thiopurine S-methyltransferase-like isoform X2 gives MYCALPRDSEEYWSHFWNERLSIWQQEGVTKFYDLGHRVIGVEFVEECVRSYFTESELELEEATCPIIKCKILRTPDHRLQVFICNIFYFKRECAGTMDIVWDRSGFTAMRVEDRARYAAVIKSLLAPDFSYGMWTVVYDTHSVVETVGPRSAGESALREHFGDTAANIALVDSHVEETALYTRGGGPFTFCLWHMTPIKS, from the exons ATGTACTGCGCACTGCCTCGAGACAGCGAAGAATATTGGAGCCATTTCTGGAACGAAAGACTATCGATATGGCAGCAGGAAGGAGTGACCAA GTTTTATGACCTCGGACACAGAGTGATTGGTGTGGAATTCGTGGAGGAGTGCGTGCGCAGCTACTTCACCGAGAGCGAGCTGGAATTGGAAGAGGCCACGTGCCCCATCATTAAATGCAAGATACTCAGG ACACCAGACCATCGACTGCAAGTGTTTATCTGCAACATTTTTTACTTCAAAAG GGAGTGCGCTGGAACTATGGACATTGTTTGGGATAGGTCTGGATTTACAGCCATGAGAGTCGAGGATCGCGCCAG ATATGCTGCAGTGATCAAAAGCCTACTGGCCCCAGACTTCTCGTACGGCATGTGGACAGTTGTTTATGATACGCACAGTGTTGTCGAAACAG TCGGGCCCCGCAGCGCCGGAGAGTCTGCCCTCCGGGAACATTTCG GAGATACGGCTGCAAACATTGCACTGGTGgatagccacgttgaagagacGGCATTGTACACTCGGGGCGGCGGACCATTTACGTTCTGTCTGTGGCACATGACCCCGATAAAGTCATGA
- the LOC119461609 gene encoding thiopurine S-methyltransferase-like isoform X1 yields the protein MYCALPRDSEEYWSHFWNERLSIWQQEGVTKLLKDNKDVILAGKSRARVFIPLCGKARELKWFYDLGHRVIGVEFVEECVRSYFTESELELEEATCPIIKCKILRTPDHRLQVFICNIFYFKRECAGTMDIVWDRSGFTAMRVEDRARYAAVIKSLLAPDFSYGMWTVVYDTHSVVETVGPRSAGESALREHFGDTAANIALVDSHVEETALYTRGGGPFTFCLWHMTPIKS from the exons ATGTACTGCGCACTGCCTCGAGACAGCGAAGAATATTGGAGCCATTTCTGGAACGAAAGACTATCGATATGGCAGCAGGAAGGAGTGACCAA ACTTCTAAAGGACAACAAAGATGTCATTCTCGCGGGAAAATCACGTGCTCGTGTGTTCATACCCCTCTGCGGAAAAGCACGAGAACTGAAGTG GTTTTATGACCTCGGACACAGAGTGATTGGTGTGGAATTCGTGGAGGAGTGCGTGCGCAGCTACTTCACCGAGAGCGAGCTGGAATTGGAAGAGGCCACGTGCCCCATCATTAAATGCAAGATACTCAGG ACACCAGACCATCGACTGCAAGTGTTTATCTGCAACATTTTTTACTTCAAAAG GGAGTGCGCTGGAACTATGGACATTGTTTGGGATAGGTCTGGATTTACAGCCATGAGAGTCGAGGATCGCGCCAG ATATGCTGCAGTGATCAAAAGCCTACTGGCCCCAGACTTCTCGTACGGCATGTGGACAGTTGTTTATGATACGCACAGTGTTGTCGAAACAG TCGGGCCCCGCAGCGCCGGAGAGTCTGCCCTCCGGGAACATTTCG GAGATACGGCTGCAAACATTGCACTGGTGgatagccacgttgaagagacGGCATTGTACACTCGGGGCGGCGGACCATTTACGTTCTGTCTGTGGCACATGACCCCGATAAAGTCATGA